In Vibrio marisflavi CECT 7928, the following are encoded in one genomic region:
- a CDS encoding protein kinase domain-containing protein: MGAIDHFSKLGVQFTTQFNSRVYKALHPTHGEVIFKFAASIHQKLALKNEAEFLHGNTSRNWPKFLDYTNYRALNVLMLSYLPGESLASIIQEGSLPKIGTGQIEDLIQCVHKTGFIHGDIKPSNIILRPDKTLGLIDFGCCCRLGTPYKEHNAKGITPSFSGLPPSPSCIASKKDDWVSTAILLSVLNGSHPCNGESLYSALRKQSDITLSRLPAKYQVVIQQRLEKLEHHMRNISDGI, translated from the coding sequence ATGGGCGCCATTGATCATTTCTCTAAATTGGGAGTTCAATTTACTACACAATTCAATAGTCGCGTTTACAAGGCGTTACACCCTACTCATGGTGAAGTTATATTTAAGTTTGCGGCTTCAATACACCAAAAACTGGCTCTCAAAAATGAAGCCGAGTTTCTTCACGGTAATACAAGTCGCAACTGGCCAAAATTTTTAGATTACACGAACTATCGGGCTCTGAATGTACTCATGTTGAGCTACCTCCCAGGAGAAAGCTTAGCTTCTATTATACAAGAAGGTAGCCTACCTAAAATTGGAACTGGACAAATCGAGGATCTAATTCAGTGTGTGCATAAAACCGGCTTCATCCACGGAGATATCAAACCATCCAACATCATACTACGCCCGGACAAAACGCTAGGGTTAATTGATTTTGGCTGCTGCTGTAGACTCGGCACTCCCTATAAAGAGCACAATGCAAAAGGAATTACACCTAGCTTTTCTGGGCTGCCGCCTTCACCAAGCTGTATTGCAAGCAAGAAAGACGACTGGGTTTCTACCGCAATATTGTTAAGCGTATTGAACGGTAGCCACCCATGCAATGGTGAATCACTTTACAGTGCGCTTAGAAAACAAAGTGATATAACACTAAGCCGACTTCCAGCCAAATATCAGGTTGTAATACAACAGCGACTTGAGAAGCTAGAGCATCATATGCGTAACATAAGCGACGGTATTTAG
- the tssM gene encoding type VI secretion system membrane subunit TssM: MADDKSSKGNRRKALGFAALTSVFFYTAGTAAVMLTPLKSNLIMMLVINLAFSLIIGLIAYLLFNKFKGKKAEKSNEIAVINKRRKQLIAHFNRMQRLQQRKRRFQSKYDHPIYLLLSSNPLQDRNIITQMGYEAYKVDDFGNDIEFPILFWLGEHSTLISISLDEDQRPEYLKTLCKCLNKWRPRQAINGILLTTEASFLLENSETITHKADELKSHIKTYNHSFGLDLPVYNVITNMGSISDFCQFFSAFDESKRDDVFGATFPFQKTGGIDANWYNDEYDHLISQLIASMSNALSGQLNQEFRNSIASAPFQFGLLKQNLWAFLQRLYRGEQLSNGLLFRGFYFTHNGQEHAQNDILAGTVNHSLGNETFTQHQQMPIHQTLFAQRIMSHVVLNEHELTGVNKRKENTLILSQVLYTAFWVLLLVGVLATIKFDFDFQSQRDSRADMMLDRYKEAIAASPYDIENLEENIPNLYSLYRIYDLYRQPEPWYAVPLILGPSIKQAVENAYFSELQAVLLPSMENMLEKDLFVYVNLEDQSKTLALLNDYRLLFNPQRTNIQELKSYFITSLQDQGDADTVSVAQLRALLDDVFSHDLVPKKPNMDLEKLAKKVINQTGIETLLYDHIIHSPKYSTRIDIRKELGSNFDRLFSFSSNYVGYFVPYLYTPTGFNELDLSVDSPAIQEALKAYEGVAGTAPSALEMYRISRDLRQMYQNDYINYWRNFINNVKAKPVTNPSELNNAVNLLAETSDNPLTKLLTVINKYTSVELAMPKAQKTEDQKKEAKAAMQQDQDSKRSARQITINFRNYHTVMNENSQNIRPIDNLMKSIAKAKTWLDKFYTSEEPEKLAFQTLSATLKVENPVSTLAKEASNQPSMVNALLTDVTQQSNDMVMSLAHDYLNSSWNAEVYRSYQQTIKPFYPFDKKSKIDASVADVKAFFSTEGTLSNFYNTTLKNFSFESGKNPYLPGLLPNTGLALSPKLWTMIDKSRDIRKALFLSDPNNISIQFQMKAIDMSPSITEFSISTDKPIFTYRHGPTLWSQQSWQGESQLEDLLSVDVAAQSTTIAKESYEGSWNWFRLIEPRVKDTTAQDTQVEFDFGKDKVRLAIKTQGRENPFVPGFFSAFNLPSAI; the protein is encoded by the coding sequence ATGGCAGATGACAAGTCTTCAAAAGGCAATCGACGTAAAGCGCTAGGTTTCGCTGCCCTAACATCTGTATTCTTTTATACAGCTGGGACCGCAGCCGTAATGTTAACGCCCCTCAAGTCTAACTTGATCATGATGCTTGTGATCAACTTGGCTTTTTCTTTAATCATTGGGTTAATTGCCTACCTTCTTTTCAATAAATTCAAAGGGAAAAAGGCCGAAAAATCAAATGAAATTGCTGTAATAAACAAACGAAGAAAGCAGCTAATTGCACACTTCAATAGAATGCAACGCCTACAGCAGCGAAAAAGGCGATTCCAAAGTAAATATGATCACCCAATCTACTTACTACTCAGTTCAAACCCATTGCAAGATAGAAACATCATCACTCAAATGGGTTACGAAGCATACAAAGTAGACGATTTTGGCAATGATATTGAGTTCCCGATTTTGTTTTGGCTTGGCGAGCATTCGACTCTTATTTCGATAAGTTTGGATGAAGACCAAAGACCAGAATATCTAAAAACATTGTGTAAGTGCTTAAACAAGTGGCGTCCTAGACAGGCCATCAACGGGATCCTTCTTACAACAGAAGCTTCATTCTTACTAGAGAATAGCGAAACCATCACTCATAAAGCGGATGAGTTAAAATCTCATATTAAAACCTATAATCATTCTTTCGGTTTAGATCTACCTGTCTACAATGTCATCACAAATATGGGCAGCATCAGTGACTTCTGCCAGTTTTTCTCGGCGTTTGATGAATCCAAGCGCGATGATGTATTTGGTGCTACTTTTCCATTCCAGAAAACAGGTGGGATAGACGCGAACTGGTATAACGACGAGTATGACCACCTGATCAGCCAACTTATCGCAAGTATGAGCAATGCTCTTTCTGGGCAATTAAACCAAGAATTCAGAAACTCTATCGCTAGTGCTCCTTTCCAGTTTGGTCTACTGAAACAAAACCTATGGGCTTTCTTACAGCGACTATATCGTGGAGAACAGCTCAGCAACGGGTTGTTATTTAGAGGGTTCTACTTTACTCACAATGGCCAAGAGCACGCACAAAACGATATTTTAGCGGGCACTGTTAATCACTCTCTGGGTAATGAAACCTTCACCCAGCATCAGCAGATGCCAATTCACCAAACGTTATTTGCTCAAAGAATTATGAGCCACGTTGTTCTAAACGAGCATGAGTTAACAGGCGTTAACAAGCGGAAGGAGAACACCCTAATACTGAGCCAGGTTCTCTACACCGCTTTTTGGGTGCTGTTGCTCGTTGGTGTACTGGCGACGATCAAGTTTGACTTTGATTTCCAAAGCCAGCGTGACTCTCGCGCTGATATGATGCTCGATAGATACAAAGAAGCCATTGCAGCCTCTCCGTATGATATTGAGAACTTAGAAGAAAATATTCCAAACTTATATTCGTTGTACCGAATTTACGACTTATATAGACAACCAGAACCATGGTATGCCGTGCCATTAATTTTAGGGCCTAGCATTAAACAAGCTGTGGAAAATGCGTATTTCAGTGAACTGCAAGCTGTACTATTACCTTCGATGGAGAACATGTTAGAGAAAGATTTATTTGTCTACGTTAACCTAGAAGATCAGTCAAAGACGCTCGCCCTCTTAAACGATTACCGTTTGCTATTCAACCCACAACGAACTAATATTCAAGAGCTTAAGTCATATTTTATCACTTCTCTACAAGATCAAGGTGATGCAGATACAGTAAGCGTTGCACAATTGCGTGCTTTGCTAGATGACGTTTTCTCCCATGACCTAGTGCCTAAAAAACCTAACATGGACCTAGAGAAGCTAGCTAAGAAGGTCATCAACCAAACTGGCATAGAAACACTGCTCTATGACCACATCATCCATTCTCCAAAATACTCGACTCGAATCGATATACGCAAAGAGCTAGGAAGCAATTTTGATCGCCTCTTCTCGTTCTCATCGAATTATGTGGGCTATTTTGTACCTTATTTATATACCCCTACTGGGTTCAACGAGCTGGACCTTTCAGTAGATTCTCCAGCAATTCAAGAGGCGCTTAAGGCCTATGAAGGCGTCGCAGGAACAGCACCAAGTGCTTTAGAAATGTACCGCATTAGCCGAGATTTAAGGCAAATGTATCAAAATGACTACATCAACTACTGGCGCAACTTCATCAATAATGTGAAGGCAAAGCCTGTGACCAATCCAAGTGAACTCAACAATGCTGTGAACTTGTTAGCTGAGACTTCTGATAACCCATTAACCAAGCTTTTAACGGTCATCAACAAATATACTTCCGTAGAGCTTGCCATGCCCAAAGCACAAAAAACGGAAGATCAAAAGAAAGAAGCTAAAGCAGCGATGCAACAGGATCAAGACTCGAAGCGATCAGCACGGCAAATTACCATTAATTTCCGCAATTACCACACGGTGATGAACGAAAATTCTCAGAACATACGCCCTATTGATAACTTGATGAAATCAATAGCTAAAGCGAAAACATGGCTAGATAAGTTCTACACTAGTGAGGAACCTGAGAAGCTCGCATTCCAAACTCTATCAGCAACGCTAAAAGTGGAGAACCCAGTCAGTACTCTTGCGAAAGAAGCCTCTAATCAGCCATCTATGGTTAACGCTTTGCTAACAGATGTGACCCAACAAAGCAATGATATGGTGATGTCTCTAGCACATGACTATCTCAACTCAAGTTGGAATGCAGAGGTATATCGTTCGTACCAACAAACGATCAAACCATTCTATCCATTTGATAAGAAATCGAAAATCGATGCTAGCGTTGCAGATGTAAAAGCCTTCTTTTCAACAGAGGGGACATTGAGTAATTTCTACAATACAACGTTAAAGAACTTCTCATTTGAATCAGGAAAGAACCCTTACCTGCCAGGCCTTTTACCTAACACTGGATTAGCGCTATCTCCTAAGTTATGGACAATGATCGATAAGTCTCGAGATATTAGAAAAGCTCTGTTCTTATCAGATCCAAACAACATCTCGATTCAATTCCAAATGAAAGCCATAGACATGAGCCCGAGTATTACTGAGTTCTCTATTTCAACCGACAAACCAATCTTTACTTATAGGCACGGACCAACCCTATGGAGCCAGCAATCATGGCAAGGAGAGTCACAACTAGAAGATTTGTTGAGTGTGGATGTTGCAGCTCAAAGCACCACCATCGCTAAGGAAAGCTATGAAGGCAGCTGGAATTGGTTCAGACTGATTGAGCCGAGAGTGAAAGACACAACGGCACAAGATACTCAAGTTGAGTTCGACTTTGGTAAAGACAAAGTTAGGTTGGCAATAAAAACTCAAGGAAGAGAAAACCCATTTGTGCCCGGGTTCTTCTCCGCTTTCAATTTGCCAAGTGCAATCTAA
- the icmH gene encoding type IVB secretion system protein IcmH/DotU → MDYLDEATLVWDDKESDVAEQDLSTDTSTKARVKVSSTQVEFLRHFDKAENQLINISSELLATVLKISTLPEPEDLASLRGRLVEDINSIKAKGATLTYPVAVIDKLCFLYAVVVDEFIIYTEWGEKRGWENKTLLSDLFGMRNGGELFFTVAEKAIRQPSKLIDLIELIYLFINIGFKGQYREAGSEQLKSFVHKLEQIISQYRQTSGIYCHTKVSLPRVRKPTRRKRYLVTSLFFICLIATCIGLTKFWYTKTLPQRTRDFVHLPQFSERYVLSGQVKDIVFISDDDDLATPPKRASKVELVSKTPPSSLATSKSQWFVQLATFSSKKNAEKFVDKLAPSSYKTEILPYKSYFRVIVRTSASNSANTIKTWYENNTSIKPILVRGDVPKNSKEESK, encoded by the coding sequence ATGGATTACTTAGATGAAGCAACCCTTGTCTGGGATGACAAAGAGAGCGATGTTGCTGAACAAGATCTCAGCACTGACACGTCGACAAAGGCAAGAGTAAAGGTCTCCAGTACACAGGTAGAGTTCCTACGACACTTCGACAAAGCTGAAAATCAGTTAATCAACATTAGTAGCGAGTTGTTAGCGACTGTCTTGAAAATTTCTACTTTGCCAGAACCTGAAGACCTCGCTTCACTAAGAGGCAGACTCGTCGAAGATATCAACTCCATAAAAGCAAAAGGCGCTACCCTTACCTACCCTGTCGCGGTAATCGACAAGCTATGTTTTTTATACGCTGTAGTCGTCGATGAATTTATCATTTACACCGAATGGGGCGAGAAACGAGGATGGGAAAATAAAACTCTGTTAAGTGATCTGTTTGGCATGAGAAATGGTGGTGAGTTATTTTTTACTGTCGCAGAGAAAGCCATTCGCCAACCGAGCAAGCTTATTGATTTAATTGAGCTCATATACCTGTTCATTAATATTGGATTTAAGGGTCAGTATAGAGAGGCCGGTAGTGAACAGTTAAAAAGCTTTGTTCATAAGCTTGAACAGATAATCAGTCAATATAGACAAACTAGTGGCATTTATTGCCACACAAAGGTCTCACTACCTAGGGTACGAAAACCTACTCGCAGAAAACGCTATCTGGTTACGTCACTCTTTTTTATATGCTTAATCGCGACTTGTATTGGTCTTACTAAATTTTGGTACACAAAGACACTACCTCAACGCACTCGTGACTTTGTCCATTTACCTCAATTTAGTGAGCGGTATGTGTTGTCCGGTCAAGTAAAAGATATCGTATTTATTAGTGACGACGACGATCTCGCGACGCCCCCTAAAAGAGCGAGCAAGGTTGAACTAGTGTCTAAAACACCACCTAGTTCGCTAGCAACTAGTAAGTCACAATGGTTCGTACAGCTTGCTACTTTTTCTTCTAAGAAAAATGCCGAGAAGTTTGTAGATAAGCTTGCACCATCCAGTTACAAAACAGAAATTCTACCGTACAAAAGCTATTTCAGAGTGATTGTAAGAACGAGCGCTTCAAACAGCGCAAATACCATTAAAACATGGTATGAAAATAATACGAGTATCAAGCCCATTCTTGTTAGGGGTGATGTGCCAAAAAACAGCAAGGAAGAGTCTAAGTAA
- the tssK gene encoding type VI secretion system baseplate subunit TssK — MDAYKKVVWQEGMFIAPQHFQQQDRYVQNYIRQNVETLAGFSPFYGITELTINHDLLRIGKLSISSCAGVFPDGTHFELSHEVAIDIPQGTIETVAHLALPISLQGNNDYSESESDQSRYLTRSINVFDASTSANASIAIDVAHLNITLKLENDDTSGFTLIPVAKILESSDSGDVILDRAFIPACLHYGASQFLTERLKEIHALTSNRAQNLLQRIRAGQGQKSAQSMMQDYLWLQTLNTWLPWFDLTIANPKLQTHELYGKLKQFEAQVMALTPAIPDSSLPLQYHHLYNSFNPLFSSLRNMLTLVQQDSVIEFHWDTALFEKRRLLRTIIKDPSSVANRRFVLSVKSNVSSAELNELFPISAKLSSNSRIVELVRNSLSGISLTPLPLAPNELKPMQGVAYFEVDAADRNWLDMLETRDALALHVDARISELEVVLYALR, encoded by the coding sequence GTGGACGCGTATAAAAAAGTTGTTTGGCAAGAAGGTATGTTCATTGCCCCCCAGCACTTTCAACAACAAGATCGGTATGTACAAAATTACATCCGACAAAACGTTGAAACGTTGGCTGGGTTCTCTCCGTTTTACGGCATCACTGAGTTAACTATCAACCACGATTTGCTACGAATTGGCAAACTCTCCATCTCGTCTTGCGCTGGCGTTTTCCCCGACGGTACGCACTTTGAGCTTTCTCACGAAGTTGCAATCGACATTCCACAAGGTACCATTGAAACCGTTGCACATTTAGCTCTCCCCATTTCGCTGCAGGGAAACAACGACTATAGCGAAAGCGAATCAGATCAAAGCCGCTACTTAACTCGCTCTATAAACGTATTTGATGCCTCTACATCAGCAAATGCAAGTATCGCTATCGACGTTGCTCACCTTAACATTACGTTGAAACTAGAAAATGACGACACATCTGGTTTTACTTTAATTCCCGTTGCCAAAATCCTCGAAAGTAGTGATTCTGGTGATGTCATTCTCGACAGAGCGTTTATTCCCGCTTGTTTACATTACGGCGCCTCTCAGTTTCTAACTGAAAGACTAAAAGAAATTCATGCGCTAACCAGTAACCGAGCACAAAACCTCTTACAGCGGATTCGCGCAGGGCAAGGGCAAAAAAGCGCTCAGTCCATGATGCAAGACTATCTATGGCTACAGACGTTAAACACATGGCTTCCGTGGTTCGATCTTACTATCGCTAACCCTAAATTACAGACGCATGAGCTATACGGGAAATTAAAACAGTTCGAAGCTCAAGTAATGGCACTGACACCCGCAATTCCCGACAGTAGTTTGCCTTTGCAGTACCATCACTTGTACAACAGCTTTAACCCATTGTTCTCCAGCTTGCGCAACATGCTAACTTTGGTTCAGCAAGACTCGGTTATCGAGTTCCATTGGGATACCGCGCTATTCGAAAAACGCCGTTTACTTCGCACCATCATTAAAGATCCAAGTAGCGTAGCAAATCGTCGGTTCGTACTGAGCGTTAAATCTAATGTAAGCAGCGCTGAGCTGAATGAGCTATTCCCGATTTCAGCCAAGCTGAGTAGCAATTCACGAATCGTTGAGCTAGTAAGAAACTCCCTCTCTGGTATTTCTCTTACTCCACTACCTCTTGCTCCAAATGAGCTAAAGCCGATGCAGGGAGTTGCCTATTTTGAGGTCGATGCAGCAGACCGAAACTGGCTTGATATGTTAGAAACAAGGGACGCGCTTGCACTTCATGTTGATGCTCGCATTTCCGAACTAGAAGTTGTTCTTTACGCATTGAGATAG
- the tssJ gene encoding type VI secretion system lipoprotein TssJ, translating to MTKWLVLLSVFLYGCSSDPTPAITKYKLVVNADASINQYQNKVSNPVVVRLYQLTDQQVFKQLAFIDLYSNDVQLLGASLVSKQVLPIVLPGSKKDMEIDVNKNTQYIATLVEYANYQNSEPKAVSVLPTKSDQYLELDLTGNKSTLKVVTPESSWWQIF from the coding sequence ATGACCAAGTGGCTAGTATTGCTCTCAGTTTTTCTTTACGGCTGCTCATCAGATCCAACGCCAGCGATAACAAAATATAAACTGGTTGTGAACGCTGATGCTAGTATTAATCAATATCAAAATAAGGTATCAAACCCTGTTGTAGTAAGGCTTTACCAGCTTACGGATCAGCAAGTTTTTAAGCAGTTAGCATTCATCGATCTATATAGCAATGACGTACAACTGCTCGGGGCAAGTTTAGTTTCGAAACAAGTATTACCCATTGTCTTGCCTGGTAGTAAGAAAGATATGGAAATAGACGTCAACAAAAATACTCAGTACATCGCGACATTAGTAGAGTATGCAAACTATCAAAATAGCGAGCCTAAAGCTGTCAGCGTACTGCCTACGAAGTCTGATCAGTATTTAGAACTTGACCTTACTGGCAACAAGTCAACTTTGAAGGTTGTAACGCCAGAGTCTAGTTGGTGGCAAATTTTTTAG
- a CDS encoding FHA domain-containing protein yields the protein MSISVHLISIPEEEVVASRVIYLPESGGNFGRAPSCDIALPDQSKRISRVHGQIKLTDNGYTVVHSSPNRSMLNDKPLLRDKEYPLNDGDILKVENYTILISTLVNSKPEQKPAKVEDEPFTQNFTLELQEDDTDFLDTGNIDTEIKNESSFSQDHVLSDDPFESDPFEDIDKSKIEPNIETESFEDVDSIETSSPFSPPESDSEYLPVNSMAARGTYLRESIDKLITMAEKNEQYLQNPQLQHEALFEALEKTVDQFLEHFAPRQLESQFNEYIGGIFSSKEKKYWRIYRKHFKHRKENGDFQRQFKALFMENMQKQSKDNQ from the coding sequence GTGTCAATTAGCGTTCACTTAATTTCAATACCAGAAGAAGAAGTCGTCGCATCTAGGGTTATTTATTTACCTGAGAGTGGCGGTAACTTTGGTCGCGCCCCCTCTTGCGATATCGCGCTACCAGATCAAAGTAAAAGGATTTCACGAGTTCACGGGCAAATAAAGCTAACAGACAACGGTTATACCGTTGTACACAGCAGCCCCAATCGCTCAATGCTCAATGACAAACCCTTGCTGAGAGACAAAGAATATCCCCTAAACGATGGTGATATCCTTAAAGTAGAAAACTACACGATACTAATAAGTACATTGGTAAATTCTAAACCAGAGCAAAAGCCTGCTAAAGTTGAAGACGAGCCGTTTACCCAAAACTTCACTCTCGAGCTTCAAGAAGATGACACCGACTTTTTAGATACTGGTAACATAGATACCGAAATAAAAAACGAGTCGAGCTTTTCGCAAGATCATGTTTTGAGCGATGACCCTTTCGAGTCGGATCCATTTGAAGATATCGATAAAAGCAAAATTGAGCCAAACATCGAAACAGAGTCTTTTGAGGATGTTGACTCTATTGAAACAAGCAGTCCTTTTTCTCCACCTGAATCAGACTCTGAATATTTGCCTGTTAATTCCATGGCTGCACGAGGAACATACCTAAGAGAGTCAATCGATAAACTGATCACTATGGCAGAGAAAAATGAGCAGTATCTGCAAAACCCGCAACTGCAGCACGAAGCTCTCTTCGAAGCTCTAGAAAAAACCGTCGATCAATTTTTGGAACACTTTGCGCCGCGGCAGCTTGAAAGCCAGTTCAATGAATACATTGGAGGTATATTTTCCAGCAAAGAGAAAAAGTATTGGCGCATTTATCGTAAGCATTTTAAACACCGTAAGGAAAATGGTGATTTTCAACGACAATTCAAAGCATTATTCATGGAAAACATGCAAAAACAAAGTAAGGATAATCAATGA
- a CDS encoding substrate-binding periplasmic protein, whose translation MLCITGSALAETSVGPSRLLLTTQNWPPYQEYKNGIMQGIALDKVKCTLSKMGQPYQITMTKWSEAQLKVHSGTQHGFFVATRTKERDEYATLSLPIAEQKLEFYFAPGVEPKLTELSKINLKFSAKFGSNKWFWLKRHGYNVVKQPRNAKVLLKLLKDREIDVALEDELVFNEALEQASLPTDYFKRKVLETKNMGVYFSKRFLEKYPGFLKAFNSAILKCEG comes from the coding sequence ATGCTGTGTATCACTGGTTCAGCACTCGCAGAAACGAGTGTCGGACCATCAAGGCTGCTGTTAACTACACAAAACTGGCCACCGTACCAAGAATACAAGAACGGTATCATGCAAGGCATTGCTCTGGACAAAGTGAAATGTACTCTCAGTAAAATGGGGCAACCTTATCAAATCACCATGACTAAGTGGTCAGAGGCTCAGCTAAAAGTACACAGCGGCACGCAACATGGTTTTTTTGTTGCAACTCGAACCAAAGAGCGTGACGAGTATGCAACACTGTCGCTGCCTATTGCGGAGCAAAAACTTGAATTTTATTTCGCACCCGGTGTTGAACCCAAGTTAACCGAACTCTCAAAGATTAATTTAAAATTTTCCGCTAAGTTTGGATCCAACAAATGGTTTTGGCTAAAACGCCATGGTTATAACGTAGTAAAGCAGCCTCGGAATGCGAAAGTACTATTAAAGCTTTTGAAAGATAGAGAAATTGACGTCGCACTAGAGGATGAGTTAGTTTTTAATGAGGCACTTGAGCAGGCCTCTTTACCCACTGATTATTTCAAACGCAAGGTATTAGAAACAAAAAATATGGGCGTATATTTTTCAAAGCGTTTTTTAGAAAAATATCCTGGCTTTCTGAAAGCTTTTAATTCAGCCATCTTAAAGTGCGAGGGGTAA
- a CDS encoding ABC transporter substrate-binding protein, whose translation MKKCLLILLSLTVILSSTLLNAQQIVPTQPEKKHVVMLLWRGVTNAEKGFMDYLSPRVNVEFIILNANRDKSKLKQYIQNIDQYHPDLIYTFGTTVTREALGTYDNPSEFEQSHHIPVVFNVVTDPIGSKIVTRNEGYTRDFTGVSHIVPLTVQFKAITQLKGIKSIGVIYNPLEHNSVLTAKKMFSLASDFNVNVFLYPLGLIGSQPNLGSLDNIVAKMKANHIDLAYLPPDSYIIANGKAVVEKLQSANIPTFSATETPIRKYDALFGVVSRYYNAGQFAAYKAEQILDNKKSVSNIPIDSLSQYSYIVNMEAAKQLNYYPPVSILKISELVGNKQ comes from the coding sequence ATGAAAAAGTGCCTACTGATACTATTAAGCTTAACTGTAATACTTAGCTCTACCCTATTGAATGCTCAGCAAATAGTTCCCACACAACCAGAGAAAAAGCATGTTGTAATGCTACTTTGGCGAGGCGTCACCAATGCTGAAAAAGGGTTTATGGATTACCTCTCACCAAGGGTTAACGTAGAATTTATTATCCTAAATGCGAATAGAGATAAGTCTAAGCTAAAACAATACATTCAGAATATTGATCAATACCATCCGGATTTAATCTACACCTTTGGAACGACAGTAACACGGGAAGCCTTGGGTACTTACGACAATCCTTCTGAGTTTGAGCAAAGTCACCACATACCTGTTGTATTTAATGTAGTTACAGATCCAATTGGCTCGAAAATTGTGACAAGAAACGAAGGATATACTAGAGACTTTACTGGTGTAAGTCATATTGTCCCACTTACAGTCCAGTTTAAAGCGATAACCCAGCTGAAAGGAATTAAATCTATTGGAGTTATATATAACCCACTTGAACATAATTCCGTTTTAACCGCCAAGAAAATGTTCTCACTTGCTTCAGATTTCAATGTAAATGTGTTTCTTTACCCGCTTGGTCTGATTGGAAGTCAGCCAAACCTAGGATCTTTGGATAATATTGTGGCCAAAATGAAAGCGAATCATATTGACCTCGCCTACCTTCCACCTGACTCCTATATCATTGCCAATGGTAAAGCGGTAGTTGAAAAGCTGCAAAGTGCCAATATTCCAACGTTTTCTGCAACAGAAACACCAATTCGCAAATACGATGCTTTATTTGGCGTGGTAAGTCGATACTATAATGCTGGACAGTTCGCTGCGTATAAAGCCGAGCAGATTTTAGACAATAAGAAAAGCGTCAGTAATATACCGATTGATTCATTGAGCCAATATTCGTATATCGTGAACATGGAGGCCGCGAAACAACTTAACTATTACCCACCTGTATCCATTTTAAAAATTTCTGAACTTGTAGGGAACAAACAGTGA